From the Syngnathus typhle isolate RoL2023-S1 ecotype Sweden linkage group LG22, RoL_Styp_1.0, whole genome shotgun sequence genome, the window AACTGCGTGTGAAAGGCGATCTGCACATCGGAGGCCTTATGCTGATGCTGGTGGAGAAGATCAGTAGGTGTCCGACATGGCTTATCGGTTGAACGCCATCTGCTCTTAAAATCTATAGTACTGTTTGCCAGGCTGCACCTTTGTTTGGCCTGCAATGCTCCACACTCAAGTGCCATTGTTTTTCAGCACAATGGCTCATGTTGCCCCAAGGCACAAAGTTCAGCAGTCGTCTAATCTGATCATACTCTGCCTCGTCAACAAAGAGTTAGATACTAACATTTCTCTGGATTGACTTTACAGGTTCTTTAAATATTACATGTGTGATGATGTTTTGATTTGCAGAGGCTCCCCAAGACTGGTCGGATCACGCCCTGTGGTGGGAGCAGAGAAAATGCTGGCTGCTCAGGACCCACTGGACCTTGGACAAGTACGGGATTCAGGTAGGACAAATGGGGGTGACATTGGAAGTACTGTAATGTTGAACTCTGCTTGCCTTTCGTTTCAAAGGATGCACACATGAAAGATGGGtcaatttctatttttttttttgttttcaggctGATGCAGACCTGCGCTACACCCCGCAACACAAAAGTATGCTATTGCAGCTCCCTAACATGAAAACCATTCAAATGACCGTTGGCTTCTCCTGCGTGGTCTTCAAGGCGGTGGCAGAGATCTGTCAAATCCTCAGTGAGTGTGACCTCCCTATCCTTTTACCTAAAATTTGACttgatttgtttgaatgaattaattattttttaaatttattttattgatttatttcagACATCAGGCGGCCTGAAGAACTGTCCCTGCTCCAGCCTCACGATGAGCCGtccaagaaaaagaagaaaagaggcaAAAACTCCCCGTTAGAGGACATCTGGGACATTGATTTAGTCAGCGGCGGGCCGGGAGGCTCAGGTACTGGTAACACGCACTGACCAAGCCCTACCGCCCTAATCGTAATAATGACATTCCACCCAAACAAGGTCCCATGTACAGCAAGACCATGACGGCCACCTACGACCCGGAGAACGGGATGCCAGTGTCGGCCACCAGCCTATGGTTCGGAGAGAACCCCCTCGCCGACTCCCAGCCCAACCTGCCGCCTGCCGAGCTGGCCAAGCTCTACCAGCCGCTATCCCTGGAGGACAAAGCAATCAGAAATGCCGGGTAGAAGACTTCATTGTGTTCCTGGTCCTTCCATTGGCACAATTCATTTTTACCAACTTGACATGTAATTGACAGATGGTTGGACTCTTCCCGCTCCCTCATGGAGCAGGACGTTCAAGAAAACGACAAGCTGCTGCTCCGCTTTAAGTACAACGTTTTCTTTGACCTCAATCCCAAAGTAGGTCAAATGAAATGCAGTAATATCGAGTTTGGGAGGAAAATAGTCCAGAGAGCCTCAAGTTTGTCTTGTCGCATTTCAGTATGACGCCGTGCGGATAACGCAGCTGTACGAGCAGGCTCGCTGGTCCATCCTGCTGGAGGAGATTGACTGTACCGAGGAGGAGATGCTCATGTTTGCGTCGCTGCAGGTGAATATGATGACATCATCGCACAAAAAGAGAATAATGGCAATGAGTTGAGTTTTCGACTTGTCTTTGCAGTATCACATCTGTAAGCTGACCATGTCCACTGAGCCAATCGACCACTCCAATGAGCAGGAAATTGATGAAGTGGAAGCCGCCCTCTCCAACCTGGAGGTGACGCTGGAATGTGGCGTCTCAGACAGAATTCTGGTAAATGGATTTCGTAACTGTCATTTTTCATCTTTTGGGGGTGGTGCAGTACAAaacagctgggggggggggggggtactggtGGGCCTCCGTAAAACACAACGATTGCAGATCTCAACTCGGCCAGGATATAAGATAATTGACACTTATTTGTTCCGACCTTCAGGAAGACATTACAGACATTCCAGAACTGGCTGATCACCTCCGCCTTTTCAGGTAAAAACCCATCTGGATACACTTCTATTGTCTGTTCTCAGTGTCATAAAATTGGATTTATTCCTAATTGTACAAGTGCAAAGATAATCTTTCTGCATAAACTTTCTCTTAATTTAGACCAAAAAGGCTGACACTGCGGCCTTACAAAGAGTACTGGTTTGTATTCAAGGACACCACCATCTCCTACTACAAGAACAAGGAGGCCGCCATGGGGGAACCCATAGAGCAGTTTCACTTACGAGGTACTGTGTGTCTTTAAAGATTTGTGGCATTCAAATATGGCACACCGAACGTCACTGTATAATCCTCAGGCTGTGAGATCGTCCCCGACGTCAACGTCACGGAAAAGAAGTTTGGCATCAAGCTCCTTTTACCAGTGGCGGATGGGATGAACGAGGTGTACATCCGATGTGACAACGTAAGTTCCCATACCGCGTATGTCTACTCGACGTGGTATCGGCGTAATGGTCATATTAGTTGTGTTGGCGCAGGAGACGCAATACGCAAAGTGGAAGGCGGCGTGCATCCTGGCCTCCAAGGGCAAGACCATGGCGTACAGCTCGTATAAATCGGAGGTGCGCAGCATTCAGTCCTTCCTGCAGATGAAGAGCTTAGCGCCCCCTTCTGGCCAGACAGCCCCCGATCTAGATGCCATGGAAATGAACGCAGAGTGTTTTGTGTCGCCACGCTACGCCAAGAAGCACAAGACGAAGCAGGTTGTCAAATTTAGAAGACATTTAGCTTGGTTTGGCACCAATCACTGGTTACCAATGATTGTTCTTGTGTCAAGCTCACAGCACGTATCCTGGAGGCCCATCAGAACATAGCGCGCCTGTCCCTCATGGATGCCAAGATGCGGTTCATCCAAGCCTGGCAGTCTCTCCCGGAGTTTGGGATCAACTACTACATCGTCAGGTAGTGTGTAAGGCAAGAAAAAGTTATGTCATTCATGGGCTATCATTTAAGAAGTCCACTTTGTGATATCAGGTTCAGGGGCAGCAAGAAGGATGAGATCCTCGGCATCTCGTACAATCGCCTGATCCGTTTCGACATGTCCACCTGCCTGCCCGTCACCACCTGGAGGTTTGCCAACATGAAGCAGTGGAACGTCAACTGGGAGATAAGACAAGTGAGTATCCCCGATGGTCTTTCACAATAGTGCGCCATGGCACCATGGTTGGTCATCGCTGCTGTATTTTGTGTGATTGCAGGTGACCATCGAGTTCGACCAGAACGTGACCATAGCGTTCTGCTGCCTTAGCTGCGACTGCAAGGTGGTGCACGAGTTCATCGGTGGCTACATTTTCCTCTCGACGCGATCCAAGGACCAGAATGAGACCCTAGATGAAGAATTGTTCCACAAACTGACCGGAGGACAAGAATGAGAAGACAACACTGTCATTTAGTGGTGGGGCATGGAACAACACATAGGGCACAGTGCTACTTTTtattgataaaataaaatacagtaaatcCCCGCTAGGGATAAAGTCCTATTGTTTTACAATCAAAGAACTCGACAAAGCAACAACGTTATGATTTGTCCGGGCATTATTTAtctttttgtaaacattttcagCTTTTTAATTTGCAGTCAAGCCAAGACCTAGTGTATGTGTAAATAATTGTGTTCTGAAATTGTTGTGTGACTTGACCTTTGTAAGAATAAATTCCTTTTTTATGTCATTATTAGTCCTGTGTGATTTCCTTGTCCTCAATTCTCCCTCCACTatgtttatttatctatctacatAAATTGAAACTGTGTAATGAAGTAGTTTGGGGGTGTTTGATGTTTAAATTTTTAACATATAACTAATATTCAGGTCAATTTTTTGTCGACAAAGATGGACCACACAGTAGAGAAATATACTAGTAGTTATTTACAAAAACAGAATCGATGATTCTGAAATCGATATCTGCCATCGCACGCAATTGGCTGACTTGAGGCAAGTCGGGCCAATCACTGCCGACAATGATGAAAACGCGGAAGTGAAATTCATTCCGCTCCCGACCGATCATCTTGAGACGGAAAGTGAAAGATAACACGTGGTTGTAGGAGTTTAACGCACCTCACATGAATAACTGTGACTTGTGATTATCCAACGGCCCTCTATATTGAACTATTTATCGTCTTATTTGATCCATAATGGCGAATGGTGGAGACGACGACTCCCAGTATAAAATCAACGAGGGCGACTACGTTATGCTAAAACGTGGGGAGATCTACAAAGCTGTGCAAATACAATCGAAAAGGTAAATATAACATTGTTTAGTGCTTGCCGTTTTGATCGGATGTCAAGATCACGTTTTGATTATTAGTTTTTAGCTTGTTGACTGTCAGTCTAACTTCACAAGTTGTGAAACATGATTTCTCCATTGTGTGACAACAGGAAGGTAATGTTTGAGAAGCAGTGGCTCTTCCTGGACAACGCTGTGGGACATCTGTACAGCACCACTTTTGAAATTGTACCCGGTGGACAGGTGCAGCCCGTGAAACCACAAGATGCACCGAGTGCTGCTTCTGGTTGGTattctgttgtttttcaatggggGAAAGGACAAAAGTAGTGTCATAAACACCGATAACGTCGCTTCACTACTCCACTTTCACCGACAGACGCAAAGCAGGCGGGCACGGACAACCGGAACATCGTGGATGACGGCAAGTCGCAGAAGCTGACACGGGACGACATTGAGACACTCAAAGAGCAGGGCTTGAAGGGTCAGGTAATGATGGAAACTCAATGATGTGCACAATGACACTTCATATCCTCATTATTTTGAGCCTCATTGGTTTTGTATGGTGCAAATAAAGCACATAGACGGTAAGACTGGGTAATATTGCCTTAAAATTTAGATATCAAACTatttccccccccacacaaaTCTGACTGAAGATTTATCTTTGACCATTTTGGTAATTGCAGTAATTATTTGTATTGCAGGAAATCATCCAGCAGCTCATAGACAACAGCTCCACCTTCAGGGATAAGACGGAATATGCTCAGGACAAGTAcatcaagaagaaaaagaagaagtgaGGATGAATcatgacattttaaaaataataaaacactgCGTGTATCTAAGCGGTATCTGATATTTTTGCAGGTACGAGAA encodes:
- the fermt1 gene encoding fermitin family homolog 1, whose product is MITAAEYGETSWELRVHVDQKEGDESMRFKLRVKGDLHIGGLMLMLVEKIKAPQDWSDHALWWEQRKCWLLRTHWTLDKYGIQADADLRYTPQHKSMLLQLPNMKTIQMTVGFSCVVFKAVAEICQILNIRRPEELSLLQPHDEPSKKKKKRGKNSPLEDIWDIDLVSGGPGGSGPMYSKTMTATYDPENGMPVSATSLWFGENPLADSQPNLPPAELAKLYQPLSLEDKAIRNAGWLDSSRSLMEQDVQENDKLLLRFKYNVFFDLNPKYDAVRITQLYEQARWSILLEEIDCTEEEMLMFASLQYHICKLTMSTEPIDHSNEQEIDEVEAALSNLEVTLECGVSDRILEDITDIPELADHLRLFRPKRLTLRPYKEYWFVFKDTTISYYKNKEAAMGEPIEQFHLRGCEIVPDVNVTEKKFGIKLLLPVADGMNEVYIRCDNETQYAKWKAACILASKGKTMAYSSYKSEVRSIQSFLQMKSLAPPSGQTAPDLDAMEMNAECFVSPRYAKKHKTKQLTARILEAHQNIARLSLMDAKMRFIQAWQSLPEFGINYYIVRFRGSKKDEILGISYNRLIRFDMSTCLPVTTWRFANMKQWNVNWEIRQVTIEFDQNVTIAFCCLSCDCKVVHEFIGGYIFLSTRSKDQNETLDEELFHKLTGGQE